A stretch of DNA from Schizosaccharomyces osmophilus chromosome 2, complete sequence:
AATACGAAGACCCATCTCCGAAGTCACTGACTTgctggtttcttttttacgGCGAGTTTCTTAAATTCctcttttctctctttatccccctttctttttcccacttttctcttttcttgagAATCCACTTTTCAGTTACTCCCCTCtcactttttctttagttcttcttttgatcCATGCCGTCTCTCTTATCCTCCCGTATCCGCAACCCAACTTTCGCCAAGAAGGTGGTCTCTGATCCCGCTTCTCTCATTCCCTACTTCAAAAATGGCGACTATGTCGGTTGGTCTGGCTTTACCGGTGTCGGTTATCCCAAGATGATCCCTCAAACTTTGGCTAACCATGTCGCGTCCAAGGACTTACAAGGGAAAATGCgtttcaaactttttgtGGGTGCTTCGGGCGGTGCCGATACCGAAGGCAAATGGGCTGACCTCGATATGATTGAGCGTCGTTGTCCTCATCAAGTTGGCAAGTCCATCTCCAAAGGCATTAACGAAGGTCGTATTAACTTCTTTGACAAACATCTTTCCATGTTTCCCCAGGACTTGCTGTATGGCTATTATACTCGCGACCGCGATAGGAACTCTTTGGATGTGGCCATTGTCGAAGCTACTGCAATCACCGAAGATGGCGGTATTGTTCCTGGTGCATCTGTCGGTGCTACCCCTGAAATACTTCAGATGGCCgaaaaaatcattattGAAGTCAATACCGCTGTTCCCTCTTTCGAGGGTCTTCACGACATCGTTGACATTCCAAACCCTCCTGATCGTACTCCCTTGCTGGTCAACCGAGTGGACGATCGCATTGGTAAGCCCTACATCAAGGTTGATCCATCCAAGGTAATCGGTGTTGTCGAAGCTACTTATGGTGATGTTACCGGCCCTAATGCTCCTGAAGATGCCACCTCGCGTGCCATTGGTGGTCATTTGGTCGATTTCTTCAAGCACGAAGTGAACTTTGGTCGTATGCCCCAGCATCTACACCCCATCCAATCTGGTATTGGCAACATTGCGAATGCCATTATTGGTGGTTTGGCAGATTCCCCTTTTAAAGATTTGGAAGTTTGGACGGAAGTCTTGCAAGACACTTTCTTGCCTTTGTTTGACACCGATAAACTTCGTTTTGCCGTTGCTACTTCTACTCGCTTTTCCCCTCAAGGTTTCGAAAAGTTTTATGCCAACTGGGATTA
This window harbors:
- the ach1 gene encoding acetyl-CoA hydrolase/succinyl-CoA:3-ketoacid coenzyme A transferase, mitochondrial Ach1, which translates into the protein MPSLLSSRIRNPTFAKKVVSDPASLIPYFKNGDYVGWSGFTGVGYPKMIPQTLANHVASKDLQGKMRFKLFVGASGGADTEGKWADLDMIERRCPHQVGKSISKGINEGRINFFDKHLSMFPQDLLYGYYTRDRDRNSLDVAIVEATAITEDGGIVPGASVGATPEILQMAEKIIIEVNTAVPSFEGLHDIVDIPNPPDRTPLLVNRVDDRIGKPYIKVDPSKVIGVVEATYGDVTGPNAPEDATSRAIGGHLVDFFKHEVNFGRMPQHLHPIQSGIGNIANAIIGGLADSPFKDLEVWTEVLQDTFLPLFDTDKLRFAVATSTRFSPQGFEKFYANWDYYKDRILLRPQVISNHPEIIRRLGCIAMNTPVEVDMYAHANSTNVLGSRMLNGLGGSADFLRNAKYSIMHTPSTRPSKKDPTGVSCIVPMATHVDQTEHDLDIIVTEQGLADVRGLSPRERARVVINKCAHPDYKPILNDYFNLAEKVCLAKGIGHEPHILSSVFKMHQNLVEKGTMKIDSW